One Bradyrhizobium zhanjiangense DNA segment encodes these proteins:
- a CDS encoding DNA-binding domain-containing protein: protein MQQLAEGQRDFAAALLDPGLPMPDGLVGPDGEPDPKRFAVYRNNVVVSLIEALEDAFPAVHRIVGADFFRAIARAYIRVQPPRSPIMLDYGAGLPDFIRSFEPAAGLPYLEDVARIERAWTEAYHAPEASPIDPSAFSAVAPDQLPAMELELHPSLRVLRSQFPALTIWQMNIAGGVPAPVDLAAGEDALIVRPAADVEVRLITKGSQEFIQALSDGKPVLAALEAALTANSRFDLTANLCDLLRAGAVVGFSLGREATRS, encoded by the coding sequence GTGCAGCAGCTCGCTGAAGGGCAACGCGACTTCGCGGCGGCTTTGCTGGATCCAGGGCTCCCGATGCCCGATGGTCTTGTCGGTCCGGACGGTGAACCGGATCCGAAGCGATTCGCGGTCTACAGAAACAATGTCGTGGTCAGCCTCATTGAGGCCCTGGAAGATGCGTTCCCAGCGGTGCACCGCATCGTCGGCGCCGACTTCTTTCGCGCCATCGCGCGCGCCTATATCAGGGTCCAGCCGCCGCGCTCGCCAATCATGCTGGATTACGGCGCAGGATTGCCGGATTTCATCCGGAGCTTCGAGCCGGCCGCCGGGCTCCCCTACTTGGAAGACGTTGCACGGATCGAGCGCGCCTGGACCGAGGCCTATCACGCACCCGAGGCTTCGCCGATTGATCCAAGCGCATTCAGCGCCGTTGCCCCCGACCAGCTGCCCGCGATGGAGCTGGAGCTTCACCCTTCGCTTCGCGTGCTCCGGTCGCAATTTCCGGCCCTGACGATTTGGCAGATGAATATTGCCGGCGGCGTCCCGGCCCCAGTCGATCTGGCCGCCGGCGAGGACGCGCTGATCGTTCGCCCCGCGGCCGACGTTGAAGTTCGCTTGATCACCAAGGGCAGCCAGGAATTTATCCAGGCGCTGAGCGACGGAAAGCCGGTGCTCGCCGCGCTTGAAGCGGCGTTGACCGCGAATTCCCGGTTCGACCTCACGGCCAACCTTTGCGATCTCTTGCGCGCGGGTGCCGTCGTCGGGTTCAGCTTGGGGCGAGAGGCGACGCGGTCATGA
- a CDS encoding DUF692 domain-containing protein: MPLPSSCTRNCIPERGGVGLKAEHYRTIIDSQPDVGFFEVHAENYMGAGGPPHRYLSAIRERYPLSLHGVGLSIGADRPLDKDHLKRLDRLILRYRPGLFSEHLAWSSHDTGFLNDLLPVPYTGETLARVVEHVDQVQSCLRRQMLLENPSTYLAFAESTYSEIDFIAEVVRRTGCGLLLDVNNVYVASTNQQWDPFAYIDAYSLAHVQEIHLAGHTTDLDGKGRPLLIDAHNRPVDEVVWDLYAHTVRLTGPVPTLIEWDADVPAWPMLQHEAERAEAIMLATQSEAVRRAAAR; the protein is encoded by the coding sequence ATGCCGCTTCCGTCGTCTTGCACGCGAAACTGCATTCCTGAGCGCGGGGGCGTCGGTCTGAAGGCCGAGCATTACCGCACCATTATCGACTCGCAGCCGGACGTCGGCTTCTTCGAGGTTCATGCGGAAAACTACATGGGCGCGGGCGGGCCGCCGCACCGCTATTTGTCGGCCATTCGCGAGCGATATCCGCTCTCGCTTCACGGTGTTGGACTGTCGATCGGCGCCGATCGGCCGCTCGATAAGGATCATCTCAAACGCCTTGATCGGCTGATCCTTCGCTACCGACCGGGCTTGTTTTCGGAGCATCTGGCGTGGTCATCCCACGACACCGGGTTTCTCAATGACCTTCTGCCGGTGCCCTATACCGGCGAGACGCTCGCGCGCGTCGTTGAACATGTGGATCAGGTGCAGAGCTGCCTCCGACGGCAGATGTTGCTGGAGAATCCATCGACCTATCTCGCCTTCGCCGAAAGCACATATTCGGAAATCGACTTCATCGCCGAGGTGGTCCGCCGCACAGGTTGCGGCCTGCTGCTCGACGTCAACAACGTCTACGTCGCCTCGACCAACCAGCAGTGGGATCCGTTCGCCTACATCGATGCCTACTCGCTCGCTCACGTCCAGGAAATTCATCTGGCCGGCCATACAACAGACCTCGACGGCAAGGGCCGGCCACTCCTGATCGACGCCCATAATCGCCCGGTCGACGAAGTCGTTTGGGATCTCTACGCCCATACGGTCCGGCTTACGGGTCCCGTTCCCACGTTGATCGAATGGGACGCCGACGTGCCCGCCTGGCCCATGCTCCAGCACGAAGCGGAACGCGCCGAGGCGATCATGCTTGCAACCCAATCGGAGGCCGTGCGTCGTGCAGCAGCTCGCTGA
- a CDS encoding DUF2282 domain-containing protein — translation MSNRTLSALVAGAFVAAVGSFAAAPATAQMSKDMEKMMKEKQAETAKALKSGKMEKCFGVALKGQNDCYAGPGTTCAGTSTVDYQGNAFKLEAKGTCTTMQTPKGPGSLTEKKA, via the coding sequence ATGTCCAATCGCACCCTATCCGCACTGGTCGCCGGCGCCTTTGTCGCAGCCGTGGGATCCTTCGCCGCTGCACCGGCCACGGCGCAGATGAGCAAGGACATGGAAAAGATGATGAAGGAGAAGCAGGCCGAGACAGCAAAGGCGCTGAAATCCGGCAAGATGGAGAAGTGCTTCGGCGTGGCCCTGAAAGGGCAAAACGACTGCTATGCGGGGCCGGGTACAACCTGCGCCGGGACCAGCACGGTCGACTACCAGGGCAACGCATTCAAGCTCGAGGCCAAGGGCACCTGTACGACCATGCAGACGCCGAAGGGGCCGGGAAGCCTGACCGAAAAGAAGGCCTGA
- a CDS encoding heavy-metal-associated domain-containing protein, translated as MNKSFGVFALLVLAMSGTAAVAGERTVTFAVDNMTCASCPYIVKSSMAAVRGVTKVSISFAAKTATVTFDDAKTNPDAIAAASLNAGYPAHAKPKGG; from the coding sequence ATGAACAAGAGCTTTGGCGTCTTCGCCCTGCTCGTTCTCGCAATGTCGGGCACGGCAGCTGTTGCCGGCGAGCGGACGGTCACGTTCGCCGTCGATAACATGACCTGCGCCTCCTGCCCCTACATTGTGAAGAGTTCGATGGCGGCAGTGCGCGGCGTCACCAAGGTCTCTATCTCATTCGCGGCCAAGACCGCGACCGTGACTTTCGATGACGCAAAGACGAATCCGGACGCGATTGCGGCCGCGAGCTTGAACGCAGGCTATCCTGCGCATGCAAAGCCGAAAGGCGGCTGA
- a CDS encoding mercuric transporter MerT family protein encodes MTEWRPGTARIAPPAGTPERDLVERQRVVAVGGILGALVASSCCIVPLILFGLGIGGAWIGNLTALAPYQPLFVAGTAGVLGYGFYLVYWKPRQACVDGAVCARPISNRIVKLALWLATLLVLAAFAFDYVAPLLLEA; translated from the coding sequence ATGACGGAGTGGCGACCTGGAACAGCACGAATTGCGCCGCCCGCCGGCACGCCGGAACGCGACCTGGTCGAACGGCAGCGCGTGGTTGCAGTTGGCGGAATCCTGGGCGCGCTTGTGGCTTCCTCCTGCTGCATCGTGCCACTCATCCTGTTCGGTCTTGGCATCGGCGGCGCGTGGATCGGCAATCTCACGGCGCTCGCGCCTTACCAGCCGCTGTTCGTCGCCGGAACGGCCGGGGTACTGGGCTATGGGTTTTACCTCGTCTATTGGAAGCCACGACAGGCCTGCGTCGACGGCGCGGTCTGTGCCCGTCCGATATCCAACCGTATCGTTAAGCTAGCGCTCTGGCTTGCGACGCTGCTCGTGCTGGCCGCCTTTGCCTTCGACTATGTCGCTCCGTTGCTGCTCGAGGCCTGA
- a CDS encoding MerR family transcriptional regulator, translated as MSDHAVVKSMRRAELAQRTGCNLETVRYYEKVGLLSEPPRTPGGYRSYDAAHEQRVRFILRARELGFSLREIRELLHLVDERDQPCADVRAVAAAHLDDVRAKIADLKRMERVLKDVVARCADGTQPECPLIKTLFRGRAVT; from the coding sequence ATGAGTGATCACGCCGTCGTGAAGAGCATGCGGCGCGCCGAGCTCGCCCAGCGCACGGGCTGCAACCTGGAGACAGTGCGTTATTATGAGAAGGTCGGTCTTCTGTCCGAACCGCCGCGTACGCCGGGCGGCTATCGCAGCTACGACGCGGCGCACGAACAACGCGTTCGCTTCATCTTGCGAGCCCGCGAGCTCGGCTTCTCGCTTCGCGAAATCCGTGAGCTATTGCATCTCGTCGATGAACGCGACCAGCCTTGCGCCGATGTGCGCGCGGTCGCTGCGGCGCACCTCGATGACGTCAGGGCGAAGATCGCAGACCTGAAGCGGATGGAGCGGGTGCTCAAGGACGTGGTTGCCCGATGCGCCGACGGTACCCAGCCAGAGTGCCCGCTGATCAAGACGCTGTTCCGGGGCCGAGCGGTTACCTGA
- a CDS encoding DUF3179 domain-containing protein codes for MTVLAVVALVAQAIMAVGRGVAEPASWRAEWPHTDFSQHTVPLQEIKSGGPRRDGIPSIDKPRFERLNDGAASGWATRVGNAEPVISLVIRDDARAYPLSILIWHEIVNDVVGGTPVTVTYCPLCNASLVFESTVEDRILDFGTTGKLRNSDLVMYDRQTESWWQQFGGDAIVGVMSGKHLRLVPSRLESFGRFRQRFPQGQVLIPNDPAVRRYGTNPYAGYDAGGRQPFLYDGSLPHGIDPMERVIAVETRPSHYEAWSLPLLRERGTIEAGDIVIKWEAGQTSALDKGTIGGGRDIGNVVVQRQQDGRLSDIPYDLPFAFAFHAFRPGSPIHKRTPAGSEN; via the coding sequence GTGACTGTGCTGGCGGTGGTGGCGCTTGTCGCCCAGGCCATCATGGCTGTGGGCAGAGGCGTGGCTGAGCCCGCCAGCTGGCGCGCAGAATGGCCTCACACCGATTTTTCGCAGCACACTGTCCCGCTGCAGGAGATTAAATCGGGCGGGCCGCGCAGGGACGGTATTCCGTCGATCGACAAGCCTCGGTTCGAGCGGCTCAACGACGGCGCTGCATCCGGATGGGCCACCCGTGTCGGCAACGCGGAGCCGGTCATCTCGCTCGTCATCCGCGACGACGCGCGAGCGTATCCCCTAAGTATTTTGATCTGGCATGAGATCGTGAACGATGTTGTCGGGGGGACTCCAGTAACCGTCACCTATTGTCCGCTCTGCAATGCCTCGCTCGTTTTCGAAAGCACGGTGGAAGATCGTATTCTCGATTTCGGCACGACGGGCAAACTCCGGAACTCGGATCTTGTGATGTACGACCGTCAAACAGAGAGCTGGTGGCAGCAGTTCGGGGGCGACGCCATCGTCGGCGTCATGAGCGGGAAGCATCTTCGCCTGGTTCCGTCACGCCTGGAATCCTTTGGTCGTTTCCGTCAGCGTTTCCCACAAGGGCAGGTGCTGATCCCCAACGATCCGGCCGTGCGAAGGTACGGCACGAATCCCTACGCCGGATATGACGCCGGCGGGCGACAGCCGTTCCTGTATGATGGCTCCTTGCCCCACGGCATCGATCCGATGGAACGGGTGATCGCGGTCGAAACCCGGCCGAGCCATTACGAGGCCTGGTCGCTGCCGCTGCTGAGAGAACGCGGCACGATCGAGGCTGGCGACATCGTCATCAAATGGGAAGCAGGGCAAACCTCGGCGCTCGACAAGGGGACCATCGGAGGTGGCCGCGACATCGGCAACGTGGTGGTGCAGCGTCAGCAAGACGGACGACTGTCCGATATTCCGTATGACCTCCCATTTGCATTTGCATTCCACGCGTTCAGGCCGGGCAGCCCTATTCACAAGAGAACTCCGGCGGGTTCTGAAAATTGA
- a CDS encoding vitamin K epoxide reductase family protein — translation MNIYRLIAFGVAAVSAAAMIYVGLYQSRLVGRLLCPIFGDGCEGVADAPFARPFGIPDGYIGAVLYAVVLGLLLAPPVRWVWIALFVLSTAATFANILGVRDMMNFGSYCFYCLTTTVLSPVLLWSVWQLR, via the coding sequence ATGAACATTTATCGGCTCATTGCGTTTGGTGTGGCGGCTGTCAGTGCGGCAGCCATGATCTACGTTGGGCTTTATCAGAGCCGGCTCGTGGGACGATTGCTATGTCCGATCTTCGGCGACGGATGCGAAGGAGTCGCCGACGCCCCCTTTGCACGGCCGTTCGGCATTCCCGATGGCTATATCGGCGCCGTTCTTTACGCTGTCGTCCTCGGCTTGTTGCTCGCGCCGCCCGTCCGTTGGGTCTGGATCGCGCTGTTCGTGCTTTCGACTGCTGCGACGTTCGCGAATATTCTTGGCGTGCGCGACATGATGAATTTTGGGAGTTACTGCTTCTACTGCCTGACCACGACGGTCCTGTCCCCTGTGCTGCTCTGGTCGGTATGGCAGTTGAGATGA
- a CDS encoding radical SAM protein: protein MYGNAEAYVSFARYNKPGTIPLAHGTSVDRGCPHDCGLCPDHEQHACLGIIEVNSACDMDCPLCFADAGPGFSLTLEEVEQVLDDYVRTEGRPEVVQFSGGEPTIHPQIIDFIQAAKARDIRFVMLNTNGKRIARDDRFLEKLSEARPTLYFQFDGFERETYRIIRGEPDILGEKLRALDRLAQIGLDVTIVPAIERGVNEHEIGRIVEFAIGHPAIRGITFQPAFHAGRYMAHDPLRRMTIPDIVQLIEVQTAGKFVASDFVPVPCCFPTCNSVTYAFVEGDAVTPLPRILNVNDYLDYITNRIVPDFSHEVRTALEGLWSSSSVAGSAKSLQQVATSCQACELPDGLAIHAIAKSMIMIMLQDFMDPWTFNQKNLMKCCKEFLLPGGKQIPFCAYNTIGYREQVRRQLNAMEPERRRARREGRPYEPRPIVFDFAGGSSK from the coding sequence GTGTACGGCAATGCCGAGGCCTACGTTTCGTTCGCGCGATACAACAAGCCCGGGACGATTCCGCTGGCACATGGCACGAGCGTCGACCGCGGCTGTCCGCACGATTGCGGCCTTTGTCCGGACCACGAGCAGCATGCGTGTCTCGGCATCATAGAGGTCAACAGCGCCTGCGACATGGATTGTCCGCTTTGCTTTGCCGACGCGGGACCAGGGTTCAGCCTGACGCTCGAAGAAGTGGAGCAGGTGCTCGACGACTATGTGCGAACCGAAGGCCGGCCCGAGGTTGTGCAGTTTTCCGGTGGCGAGCCGACGATACATCCGCAGATCATCGACTTCATTCAGGCCGCCAAGGCTCGCGATATCCGGTTTGTCATGCTCAATACCAACGGCAAGCGCATCGCCCGTGACGATCGCTTCCTTGAAAAGCTCAGCGAGGCGCGGCCCACCCTGTATTTCCAATTCGATGGTTTTGAACGGGAAACCTATCGGATCATACGCGGCGAGCCGGATATTCTGGGGGAGAAGCTCCGGGCGCTGGACCGGCTTGCGCAGATCGGGCTGGACGTCACCATCGTCCCCGCCATTGAGCGGGGAGTCAATGAGCACGAAATCGGCAGGATTGTCGAATTCGCAATCGGGCATCCCGCAATCCGGGGGATCACGTTCCAGCCGGCATTCCACGCCGGCCGATACATGGCGCACGATCCGCTGCGCCGGATGACAATCCCCGACATTGTGCAACTGATCGAGGTGCAGACCGCGGGCAAGTTCGTCGCCAGCGACTTCGTGCCGGTGCCGTGCTGCTTTCCGACGTGCAATTCAGTCACCTATGCCTTTGTCGAAGGTGACGCAGTGACGCCGCTGCCCCGCATTCTCAATGTTAACGACTATCTCGACTATATTACCAACCGCATCGTTCCAGATTTCAGCCACGAAGTCAGGACGGCGCTCGAGGGCCTTTGGTCGTCCTCTTCCGTTGCCGGTTCGGCGAAGTCTCTTCAGCAGGTCGCAACCTCGTGTCAGGCTTGCGAGCTTCCCGACGGTCTGGCGATCCACGCTATCGCGAAAAGCATGATCATGATCATGCTCCAGGACTTCATGGATCCCTGGACCTTCAATCAGAAGAACCTCATGAAGTGCTGCAAGGAGTTTCTGCTTCCCGGCGGCAAGCAGATTCCGTTCTGCGCGTACAATACCATCGGCTATCGCGAGCAGGTGCGGCGGCAGTTGAACGCCATGGAGCCCGAGCGGCGGCGGGCGCGGCGCGAAGGGCGTCCCTATGAGCCGAGGCCGATCGTGTTTGATTTTGCGGGCGGGAGCTCCAAGTGA
- a CDS encoding class I SAM-dependent methyltransferase, with amino-acid sequence MSDESTGHGNSKTSARDLSPPDIKQCCAAVYDSDAAKLLLGGSFHPGGVKLTERLGQLLDLKPQTRVLDVAAGRGTSGIFLAKRFGCEVVGVDFSQKNVEDANCTAQEMGLAERASFRWADAERLSFADSSFDAVICECSFCLFPDKQVAASEFARVLAAGGQVGLSDLTRMETLSRDLDGLMSWIACIADARPLTAYVAHLSAANLAVRIVEEHNQLLAEFVNGIRTRLLAAEIAAGLGKLVLPGFDLDAAKKLVRSAQEAIAQGKLGYAIVTAIKPA; translated from the coding sequence GTGAGCGACGAGTCGACCGGCCACGGCAATTCAAAGACCTCGGCTCGCGACCTCTCGCCTCCGGACATAAAGCAATGCTGTGCGGCTGTTTACGATAGCGATGCTGCGAAGCTGTTGCTTGGCGGCTCGTTTCATCCGGGCGGTGTCAAGCTTACGGAGCGGCTTGGTCAGCTGCTGGACTTGAAGCCTCAGACCCGCGTCCTGGACGTCGCGGCGGGCAGGGGAACAAGCGGGATTTTCCTCGCCAAGCGATTCGGCTGTGAGGTGGTCGGCGTTGACTTTAGCCAGAAGAACGTTGAGGACGCCAATTGCACCGCGCAGGAGATGGGTTTGGCCGAACGAGCGTCGTTTCGGTGGGCCGATGCGGAGCGGCTGTCGTTTGCCGACAGCTCGTTCGACGCAGTCATCTGCGAGTGCTCCTTCTGCCTCTTCCCGGACAAGCAGGTTGCCGCCAGCGAGTTCGCGCGGGTGCTCGCAGCCGGTGGTCAGGTCGGATTGAGCGATCTGACGCGAATGGAAACGTTGTCGCGAGACCTCGATGGCCTGATGTCCTGGATCGCGTGCATCGCCGATGCGCGACCGCTCACGGCTTATGTCGCACATCTCTCCGCCGCCAATCTGGCGGTACGGATCGTCGAAGAACACAACCAGTTACTCGCTGAATTCGTGAATGGGATACGCACGCGGCTTCTCGCCGCCGAGATCGCGGCAGGATTAGGGAAGCTTGTCCTGCCGGGCTTCGATCTCGATGCGGCCAAGAAGCTCGTCAGGTCTGCTCAGGAGGCGATTGCGCAAGGCAAACTTGGCTACGCAATCGTAACGGCAATCAAGCCTGCGTAG
- a CDS encoding lipo-like protein, translating to MRNTLAKIGRGLASFLSRERHVHGATPPTPPDRLLSYLEPADVLLVDGNSQISTAIKYLTQSTWSHAALYVGAFGEGRLARSTHRFIEADLMEGVRSVGVEAFAGMPSRICRPVGLTEAERRAVTGFAIAHLGHRYDLKNVIDLARYLLPTPPVPVQIRRRMIAFGSGDPTRAICSTLIAQAFQALQYPVLPFVEYRAAATEDCPECIDEIMHIRHHSLFVPRDFDVSPYFRIVKPTIEGEFDFRTLKWS from the coding sequence ATGCGTAACACACTGGCAAAGATCGGCAGGGGTCTCGCGAGTTTTCTGAGCAGGGAACGGCATGTCCATGGAGCAACTCCGCCCACTCCGCCGGATCGGCTACTCTCCTATCTGGAGCCCGCCGACGTGTTGCTGGTCGACGGCAATTCGCAGATCAGCACGGCAATCAAATATTTGACGCAATCGACCTGGTCGCACGCCGCCCTCTATGTCGGCGCCTTCGGCGAAGGACGCCTTGCTCGATCGACGCACCGCTTCATCGAAGCGGATCTCATGGAGGGCGTTCGCAGCGTCGGCGTCGAGGCGTTCGCGGGCATGCCATCTCGAATCTGCCGGCCGGTGGGACTGACCGAGGCAGAACGCCGCGCCGTCACCGGCTTTGCGATCGCCCACCTCGGACATCGCTATGATCTCAAGAACGTCATTGATCTCGCGCGCTATCTGTTGCCGACCCCGCCGGTCCCCGTGCAAATTCGCCGCCGCATGATCGCGTTCGGAAGCGGCGATCCAACCCGGGCCATTTGCTCCACGCTGATCGCCCAGGCCTTCCAAGCGCTACAATACCCCGTGCTTCCCTTCGTCGAGTATCGCGCCGCGGCAACGGAGGACTGTCCCGAGTGCATTGACGAGATCATGCACATCCGCCACCACTCCCTGTTCGTTCCACGCGATTTCGATGTCTCGCCTTACTTTCGTATCGTCAAACCGACGATAGAAGGCGAATTCGATTTCAGGACATTGAAATGGAGCTGA